One Blastocatellia bacterium genomic window carries:
- a CDS encoding CHAT domain-containing protein, whose protein sequence is MRRTIILIGAMAGLVIAATLFFVWRAPGARPIRFGERQEALLRPQDSFAPGSVCGPKHFWSFQAEAGQRITLTVTSYEFDPSVQLLGPLGRPIGWSEDDDWFFTARLRATLPVSGRYMAIVCGTNADQYGTYWITLRQGDEEPLWRENDVFAFFRRGLEWAERQRNLRAQSWLHLALGRYLREHRRWKEAEAHYAQSEQVAKEAAFSYGRWFLGLERAALLARHLQYEEAIAELERALDFAKNLRAAEYAEALTLTRLGDLHRSLDRHEAATAYYRRALVLTERLKHPTLLVPLYASLSEFLRLSERERAFAYAERAYALREGVDPLLRFLATYRFAETRIASGKIAEGLRIASEARDLARRLGCRDQESAILLAMSIAYFSMNDPEGIVRSAREALELTDPNDADPNPRRMALQMQADGEMLRGRHEEALQLCTEALRVTERAWARAPIEELRQRFLSWSKAISTQIIRNLYTLYARHPNAEYARQAFDAAERSRSRTLLEQLAALKVGSAVRNDIALLEEERAVLDRLSALGRQLVLARSSGTLDASELNRLEEERARLLNERIQLEARIRRMTAGELDKAWIAPLTAERVQREYLAAHPNAAILLYQLGIRESFLVVLTRETAHFFKLPNWTTIRDTVNEWRAHIRRQVTPEGRTPEALRAYARVAHRLYELLLRPAAHVIRGRELVIIPDAALHDLAFEALVVNPPDEGAAPAQEGSDRARSFRPRYLIEEHSVVYTPSVSVLVEIAARQKRTASSGRVLLVGDPIFNADDPRAKEAAPTLVAMNTPAARWRGGLHRLPLTEREVWEIAALSARHGLRPTVWLGREASEENLKGRDLTKYRFVHLATHAVADPQDGDFSAVVLSLVGRDSREDGVLTAAEIAR, encoded by the coding sequence ATGCGACGAACGATCATCCTCATCGGCGCAATGGCGGGCTTGGTGATCGCCGCCACGCTCTTCTTCGTCTGGCGCGCTCCTGGAGCACGACCGATTCGCTTCGGCGAACGCCAGGAAGCTCTCCTGCGGCCGCAGGATTCGTTCGCGCCGGGAAGCGTGTGCGGGCCGAAACACTTCTGGAGCTTTCAAGCCGAAGCCGGACAGCGAATCACGCTCACGGTCACCTCGTATGAGTTCGATCCCTCAGTCCAACTGCTCGGTCCCTTGGGACGCCCGATCGGCTGGAGCGAAGATGACGACTGGTTCTTCACCGCGCGCTTGCGCGCGACGCTACCAGTGAGCGGACGCTACATGGCGATCGTCTGCGGGACGAACGCCGATCAATACGGCACGTATTGGATCACGCTGCGGCAGGGCGATGAAGAACCGTTGTGGCGAGAGAACGATGTGTTCGCCTTCTTCCGACGCGGGTTGGAATGGGCCGAGCGCCAACGGAATCTGCGTGCGCAGAGCTGGCTGCACCTGGCGCTTGGCCGATATCTCCGCGAGCATCGGCGTTGGAAGGAAGCGGAAGCGCATTACGCGCAGAGCGAACAGGTTGCGAAAGAAGCCGCTTTCTCCTATGGTCGCTGGTTCTTGGGCCTTGAGCGGGCGGCGCTGCTTGCCCGTCACCTGCAGTACGAAGAAGCGATCGCCGAGCTGGAACGGGCGCTCGACTTCGCGAAGAATTTGCGCGCTGCGGAGTATGCCGAAGCGCTCACGCTCACGCGCCTGGGCGATCTTCACCGCTCTTTGGATCGCCACGAAGCAGCGACGGCGTACTATCGCCGCGCACTTGTGCTCACTGAGCGATTGAAGCATCCGACGCTGCTCGTGCCGCTTTACGCTTCCCTGTCCGAATTCCTCCGCCTCTCGGAACGGGAGCGCGCCTTCGCCTATGCTGAGCGCGCTTACGCCCTCCGCGAGGGCGTTGATCCCCTGCTTCGCTTCCTGGCCACTTATCGGTTCGCCGAAACCCGCATCGCATCCGGGAAGATCGCTGAAGGCTTGCGGATCGCTTCCGAAGCCCGTGATCTCGCTCGTCGCCTTGGATGTCGAGATCAAGAGAGCGCCATTCTCCTCGCGATGAGCATCGCGTACTTCTCCATGAACGATCCGGAGGGGATCGTTCGTTCGGCTCGCGAAGCCCTGGAGTTGACCGATCCCAACGATGCCGATCCGAACCCCCGCCGCATGGCTCTGCAGATGCAAGCAGATGGGGAGATGCTTCGGGGACGTCATGAAGAGGCCTTACAACTCTGCACCGAAGCGCTGCGCGTGACCGAGCGCGCATGGGCGCGAGCGCCGATCGAAGAGCTGCGACAGCGCTTCCTCTCCTGGTCGAAGGCGATCTCCACGCAGATCATCCGGAACCTGTACACCCTCTATGCGCGCCATCCCAATGCAGAATACGCGCGCCAGGCTTTCGATGCGGCCGAGCGGAGTCGGAGCCGGACGTTGCTCGAACAACTCGCGGCTTTGAAGGTCGGCTCCGCCGTGCGGAACGACATCGCACTGCTGGAAGAAGAACGAGCGGTGCTCGATCGTCTCTCGGCGCTCGGGCGCCAACTCGTCCTCGCGCGCTCAAGCGGGACGCTCGATGCGTCGGAATTGAATCGCTTGGAAGAAGAGCGAGCCCGGTTGCTCAACGAGCGCATTCAACTCGAAGCGCGCATCCGTCGCATGACGGCGGGCGAATTGGACAAAGCGTGGATCGCGCCGCTCACGGCCGAGCGCGTGCAGCGCGAGTATCTGGCCGCTCACCCCAACGCCGCCATTCTCCTTTATCAACTCGGCATTCGCGAGAGCTTCCTCGTCGTCCTCACGCGCGAAACCGCGCATTTCTTTAAGCTGCCCAACTGGACGACGATCCGGGATACCGTGAACGAATGGCGGGCGCATATTCGACGACAGGTCACTCCGGAAGGGCGCACGCCCGAAGCCCTGCGGGCCTATGCGCGCGTCGCCCATCGGCTCTACGAATTGCTCCTCCGCCCAGCAGCTCACGTCATTCGAGGCCGAGAGCTGGTGATCATCCCCGATGCCGCGCTTCACGATCTCGCCTTCGAAGCGCTTGTCGTGAATCCTCCCGATGAAGGAGCTGCGCCGGCTCAGGAAGGGAGTGATCGCGCGAGATCTTTCCGCCCGCGCTATCTCATCGAGGAGCACTCGGTCGTCTATACCCCCTCGGTCTCCGTACTCGTCGAGATCGCTGCGCGGCAGAAACGAACGGCTTCAAGCGGCAGGGTGCTTCTCGTCGGCGATCCCATTTTCAACGCGGATGATCCGCGCGCGAAGGAAGCCGCACCGACGCTCGTGGCCATGAATACGCCAGCCGCTCGATGGCGCGGAGGATTACATCGGCTTCCTCTGACGGAGCGAGAGGTGTGGGAGATCGCTGCGCTCAGCGCGCGACACGGGCTACGACCGACGGTTTGGCTCGGACGCGAGGCGAGCGAGGAGAACCTGAAGGGTCGCGATCTCACGAAGTATCGCTTCGTGCATTTGGCGACGCATGCGGTGGCCGATCCGCAAGACGGGGATTTTTCGGCCGTCGTCCTCTCGCTCGTGGGAAGGGATTCTCGCGAAGATGGCGTCCTCACGGCGGCCGAGATCGCGCG